In Alkaliphilus flagellatus, one DNA window encodes the following:
- the mscL gene encoding large-conductance mechanosensitive channel protein MscL, with translation MLNEFKKFALKGNVLDLAVGVIIGGAFGKIVTSLVNDIIMPILGLIIGGVNFTALEYAIPIEGREAIIIKYGQFIQTTFDFLVIAFSIFMFIKAISSFKKKEEVAPQASPKPSKEELLLEEIRDILKQDKVEAK, from the coding sequence ATGTTAAATGAGTTTAAAAAATTTGCACTAAAAGGTAATGTTTTAGATTTAGCAGTTGGGGTTATTATTGGGGGAGCTTTTGGCAAAATTGTAACTTCCTTAGTAAACGATATTATTATGCCTATTCTAGGACTTATAATTGGAGGAGTTAATTTTACTGCTCTTGAATATGCTATTCCTATAGAAGGTAGAGAAGCAATAATAATTAAATATGGACAATTTATTCAAACTACCTTTGATTTTCTAGTTATCGCTTTTTCAATATTTATGTTTATAAAAGCTATTAGTTCCTTTAAGAAAAAGGAAGAAGTTGCACCACAAGCATCACCGAAACCATCAAAGGAAGAACTTTTATTAGAAGAAATAAGAGATATTTTAAAACAAGACAAGGTTGAAGCAAAATAG
- a CDS encoding NUDIX hydrolase: MDIKLIKETIKNKKPVILDIIYESAVIVPIIKVDGDYHILFQVRSFSLNTQPGEICFPGGRLEDNEDAFSCAIRETSEELNISKDNIEILGELDYLVTPFNMAIYSFCGILNDVQFNSIEYNKDEVSSIFSVPIKELLKQEPQVSNMTIHTEPIDNFPFQLVQNGKAYDWKSGIYPVYFYKYKDHTIWGITAKILKGFLDTLK, translated from the coding sequence ATGGATATTAAATTGATTAAAGAAACAATAAAAAACAAGAAACCTGTTATTCTAGATATTATTTATGAATCTGCAGTTATTGTTCCAATAATTAAAGTAGATGGAGACTACCATATTCTTTTCCAAGTTCGATCCTTTTCGCTTAATACCCAGCCAGGTGAAATATGTTTTCCAGGGGGTAGATTAGAAGATAATGAAGATGCATTCAGTTGCGCTATACGAGAAACATCTGAAGAACTAAATATTTCTAAAGACAATATTGAAATTTTAGGTGAGCTAGATTACTTAGTAACTCCATTTAATATGGCTATATATTCATTTTGTGGAATTCTTAATGATGTTCAATTTAATTCTATTGAATATAACAAGGATGAAGTTTCTTCTATATTTTCTGTACCTATAAAGGAGTTGTTAAAACAAGAGCCTCAAGTAAGTAACATGACAATCCATACTGAGCCCATAGACAATTTTCCATTCCAGTTAGTGCAAAATGGAAAAGCATATGATTGGAAGTCAGGTATATACCCAGTTTATTTTTATAAGTACAAAGATCATACCATATGGGGAATTACTGCTAAAATATTAAAAGGTTTTTTAGATACATTGAAATAA
- a CDS encoding LytR/AlgR family response regulator transcription factor: MNIRAVIIDDEYLSIEELAFLLSKIPYIDIVGKADCGIEGLDLVKKLRPDLVFVDVRMPDIDGVQLSKEINKLNIECKIIFTTAYDQYAIEAFDVDAIDYILKPYEEERVLKAVSKARYLIENNHTNNHKVSTNNISLNKLPVLKNDKLLLIDVEDILLIYTEDRSIFIKTDKEIFSSSSSLQELEEKLSEKGFFRTHRSYLVNLNKIKEISPWFNGSYVAIVEGLNEEIPISRNQVKLFKQILGI, translated from the coding sequence TTGAATATAAGAGCTGTAATAATTGATGATGAATATCTATCAATTGAAGAATTAGCATTTTTATTATCTAAAATTCCTTATATAGATATTGTTGGAAAGGCTGATTGTGGTATTGAAGGATTAGACCTAGTAAAAAAATTAAGGCCTGATTTAGTTTTTGTTGATGTAAGGATGCCTGATATTGACGGAGTTCAACTTAGCAAAGAAATTAATAAACTAAATATTGAATGTAAAATCATTTTTACTACCGCCTATGACCAATATGCTATCGAAGCCTTTGATGTAGATGCCATTGACTATATATTAAAGCCCTACGAAGAAGAAAGGGTTTTAAAGGCGGTTTCTAAGGCAAGATATCTAATAGAAAACAATCATACAAATAATCATAAAGTATCGACAAACAATATTTCTCTCAATAAGCTTCCTGTACTAAAGAATGACAAGTTACTTTTAATAGATGTAGAGGACATTCTTCTAATATATACAGAGGATAGAAGTATATTTATAAAAACAGATAAAGAAATTTTTTCCTCTAGTAGTTCTCTACAAGAACTAGAAGAAAAACTTAGTGAAAAAGGTTTTTTTAGAACCCATAGAAGTTATTTAGTTAATCTTAATAAGATAAAGGAAATTTCACCATGGTTCAACGGCTCCTATGTAGCAATTGTAGAAGGACTTAATGAGGAAATACCAATAAGTAGAAATCAAGTAAAGCTATTTAAACAAATATTAGGAATTTAA
- a CDS encoding ABC transporter substrate-binding protein: MLKKSVVLLLIFAMVVSTFLIGCTPKEPAAVEPGPGNEVAEEPGAVYPGSERGNVLTVGGTSPQGIFNPLTSSTVYDRYIYELIFDPLLQVEPSGALTTDGSLTKEYKVSDDGLVYTFHLREGIKWHDGTEVTADDVVFSYNTILAPDYKGRLYIAGMQSIVGAKDVKDGKTEVAEGIKALDKYTVEVIVEKAMSVTLRQIANFCPVPKHYYEKANAEEMAALDRDPLGNGAFKLKKYEVEQYVELEPNKDYWQGAPKLDGIIWKVVANENELAEFEVGSVDAVNFENAKENYEVIEGYEHSELINNWNNGYAYAAFNFTNPIFQDKLVRQALVYGLDRHGFVQSFFGDLGGQVAHTPISPVSWAYPDLSQLNEYKYNPEKAGELLDQAGWVMGSDGFRYKDGKKLAFKWTSYNEAEWSTKVSALAAENWKQIGVDCEIVLMDFNSLSELTSDPGNKGKWDITNAAWSLTADPDMYSTFSKTTFPPGNNKGYFQNDKIEELMVKGQAEFDQAKRKDIYLELAKEFNEELPYIFVYVRMNPWLVNKRVKNFNPTEFTEWSTNSHLIEIVK, encoded by the coding sequence ATGTTGAAAAAAAGTGTTGTATTATTATTGATTTTCGCAATGGTAGTATCTACATTCCTTATAGGTTGTACACCTAAGGAACCGGCTGCGGTTGAACCGGGCCCAGGAAATGAAGTGGCAGAAGAACCAGGTGCAGTTTATCCAGGTTCTGAAAGAGGTAATGTGTTAACAGTAGGTGGAACAAGCCCGCAGGGTATATTTAACCCACTTACATCTAGTACAGTGTATGATCGATACATATACGAATTAATATTTGATCCATTACTACAAGTTGAGCCAAGTGGAGCTTTAACTACAGATGGTTCTTTAACTAAGGAATATAAAGTATCTGATGATGGATTAGTTTATACTTTCCATTTACGAGAAGGTATAAAATGGCATGACGGAACTGAAGTAACTGCTGATGACGTTGTATTCAGCTATAACACAATATTAGCACCAGATTATAAAGGTAGACTATATATCGCAGGGATGCAAAGTATAGTTGGTGCTAAGGATGTAAAAGATGGAAAAACAGAAGTTGCAGAAGGTATAAAGGCATTAGATAAATATACAGTTGAAGTTATTGTAGAAAAAGCTATGTCAGTTACATTAAGACAAATAGCAAATTTTTGCCCAGTACCAAAACACTATTATGAAAAAGCAAATGCAGAGGAAATGGCAGCTTTAGACCGCGATCCATTAGGAAATGGAGCATTTAAATTAAAGAAATATGAAGTTGAGCAATATGTAGAGTTAGAGCCTAACAAAGATTACTGGCAAGGTGCTCCAAAACTTGATGGTATTATATGGAAAGTAGTTGCTAACGAAAACGAATTAGCAGAGTTTGAAGTCGGTTCTGTAGATGCTGTAAACTTTGAAAACGCTAAGGAAAACTACGAGGTTATAGAAGGTTATGAGCATTCAGAATTAATTAATAACTGGAATAACGGTTATGCATATGCTGCATTTAACTTTACAAACCCAATTTTCCAAGACAAATTAGTTAGGCAAGCTCTTGTTTATGGACTAGATAGACATGGATTTGTTCAGTCCTTCTTTGGTGACTTGGGTGGTCAAGTTGCCCATACTCCAATTTCACCAGTATCCTGGGCATATCCAGACCTAAGCCAATTAAATGAATATAAATATAATCCAGAAAAAGCTGGAGAATTATTAGATCAAGCTGGCTGGGTAATGGGTAGTGATGGATTTAGATACAAAGATGGAAAGAAATTAGCATTTAAATGGACATCTTACAATGAGGCAGAATGGTCTACAAAGGTTAGTGCTCTAGCGGCAGAAAACTGGAAGCAAATCGGTGTAGATTGTGAAATCGTTTTAATGGACTTTAACTCTTTATCAGAGTTAACAAGTGATCCAGGTAATAAAGGTAAGTGGGATATTACTAATGCGGCTTGGAGTTTAACTGCAGACCCAGATATGTATTCTACTTTCAGTAAAACTACATTCCCTCCAGGAAACAACAAAGGATATTTCCAAAATGATAAAATTGAAGAATTAATGGTTAAAGGTCAAGCTGAATTTGATCAAGCAAAGCGTAAAGATATTTACTTAGAGCTTGCTAAAGAATTTAACGAAGAACTACCATATATATTCGTTTATGTAAGAATGAACCCATGGTTAGTAAACAAGAGAGTTAAGAACTTTAATCCAACAGAGTTTACTGAGTGGTCAACAAATTCTCATTTAATTGAAATAGTTAAATAA
- a CDS encoding lactate utilization protein: MDSNAKFIVDARVQRTIKKLEKNNMSGYYVETGKEALEKIKELVEEGSLVGIGGSMTLFEIGAIDLLRKGNYKLLDRYKEGITPTDMKEIFRQSFFANTYLTSSNAITENGELYNVDGNGNRVAAMLYGPDQVIVVVGINKLVKNIEQAISRVEETAAPANNIRLHKNNPCTKVGHCMDCKIEGRICNEYTVIKRQSAKGRIHVIIVNKELGY, encoded by the coding sequence ATGGATTCAAACGCTAAATTTATTGTAGATGCTAGAGTACAAAGAACCATAAAAAAATTAGAAAAGAACAATATGAGTGGATATTATGTAGAAACAGGAAAGGAAGCTTTGGAAAAAATTAAAGAGTTAGTAGAAGAAGGAAGCTTAGTAGGAATCGGAGGTTCTATGACACTTTTTGAAATAGGTGCTATTGATCTTCTTAGGAAGGGCAATTATAAACTTTTAGATAGATATAAAGAAGGTATAACTCCTACAGATATGAAGGAAATTTTTAGACAGAGTTTTTTTGCTAATACATATTTAACAAGCAGTAATGCTATTACTGAAAATGGCGAACTTTATAATGTAGATGGAAATGGGAACAGAGTAGCGGCCATGCTATATGGACCAGATCAAGTTATAGTAGTAGTAGGAATCAATAAGTTAGTAAAAAATATAGAGCAGGCTATTTCAAGAGTTGAGGAGACAGCAGCCCCTGCTAATAATATAAGGCTTCACAAAAATAATCCTTGTACAAAGGTAGGGCATTGCATGGATTGCAAAATCGAGGGTAGAATCTGTAATGAATATACAGTAATTAAGAGACAGAGTGCTAAAGGAAGGATTCATGTAATCATTGTTAATAAGGAGTTAGGTTATTGA
- a CDS encoding carbon starvation CstA family protein translates to MTTFLIGLAILIIGGLIYGKYCESVFGPDDRPTPAVTKADGIDYVTMKTWKNSLVELLNIAGTGPILGPIQGILFGPIAFLTIPLGCVLAGSMHDYFSGMISMRNGGAQMPKMVNKYLGGGVHKVYNIIMWVLMLLVGSVFVYTPGDLIVTELIGQEAVASNNVLWIVYGCIFVYYLIATLFPIDAIIGKVYPVFGGILILSAVGVFAGIIMDGGANLTNLALNANIFSQHPSKLPFMPIFFITVACGIMSGFHASQATLLSRTVKTEKEGKMTFFNMMLVEGFIAMVWAAGAMILFNRGTALDTNATLMIGLISKEFLGSIGAIFAIIGVIVLPITSGDTAFRSLRLMIAEQFNIDQSDAKKRVAVTAVIFVPALLILVYAKLNPSGFNILWRYFAWTNQTVGIFALAMITVYLSIHKRNYWISLIPGMLYTFVISSYIFHAPIGFGLEGRIGSMFGLSPDSYMISYVLGAICVILYTVGIFKRASNKEEQILQNALD, encoded by the coding sequence ATGACAACTTTTCTGATTGGACTAGCAATACTTATTATTGGCGGACTTATTTATGGAAAATACTGTGAGAGTGTTTTTGGTCCTGATGATAGACCTACACCAGCTGTTACTAAAGCCGACGGTATAGACTATGTAACAATGAAGACATGGAAAAACAGCTTAGTGGAATTATTAAACATAGCAGGTACTGGACCTATTCTAGGACCTATCCAAGGTATTTTATTTGGACCTATAGCATTTTTAACTATACCTCTTGGATGTGTTCTTGCCGGTTCTATGCATGATTATTTCTCTGGAATGATCTCTATGAGAAATGGTGGAGCTCAAATGCCTAAGATGGTAAATAAGTACTTAGGCGGTGGAGTTCATAAAGTATACAATATCATTATGTGGGTATTAATGCTTTTAGTTGGATCCGTTTTTGTTTATACACCTGGAGACTTAATAGTTACTGAGTTAATAGGTCAAGAAGCTGTTGCTTCAAATAATGTATTATGGATAGTATATGGTTGTATATTTGTTTATTATCTAATTGCAACCTTATTCCCAATAGATGCAATTATCGGTAAGGTGTATCCTGTGTTTGGTGGAATTCTTATACTATCAGCTGTTGGGGTTTTTGCAGGAATAATAATGGATGGCGGAGCGAATCTTACAAATTTGGCTTTAAATGCTAACATATTCTCGCAACATCCTTCTAAACTTCCATTTATGCCTATATTCTTTATAACAGTTGCCTGTGGTATAATGTCAGGATTCCACGCAAGTCAAGCAACACTACTTTCTAGAACTGTTAAGACTGAAAAAGAAGGAAAAATGACATTCTTTAACATGATGTTAGTAGAAGGATTTATCGCTATGGTATGGGCTGCAGGAGCTATGATATTATTTAATAGAGGAACAGCTCTTGATACAAATGCAACTCTAATGATAGGTCTTATTTCAAAAGAATTTCTAGGAAGTATAGGAGCAATCTTTGCAATTATCGGAGTTATAGTACTTCCTATAACATCAGGAGATACTGCATTTAGATCTCTAAGACTTATGATTGCAGAGCAATTCAATATAGATCAAAGTGATGCTAAAAAGAGAGTCGCTGTTACTGCTGTTATATTTGTACCAGCACTTCTAATATTAGTATATGCTAAATTAAATCCATCTGGATTTAACATACTATGGAGATACTTTGCTTGGACAAACCAAACAGTTGGAATATTTGCACTGGCAATGATTACAGTTTACCTATCTATTCATAAGAGAAACTATTGGATATCATTAATACCAGGTATGTTATATACATTTGTTATATCTAGTTATATCTTCCATGCTCCTATAGGATTTGGTTTAGAAGGCAGAATTGGTTCTATGTTTGGACTTAGTCCAGATAGTTATATGATTTCTTATGTATTAGGTGCAATTTGTGTAATACTTTATACAGTTGGTATTTTTAAAAGAGCTTCCAATAAGGAAGAACAAATTTTACAAAATGCATTAGATTAA
- a CDS encoding sensor histidine kinase, translating into MEIFKIALDLVNSLSLMFVITFLLSKTNSFKNLVLNKQNTFYNKIFLTIIFGLFGIFGTYYGFPIDGAIANSRAIGVVVAGLLGGPVVGIGSGLIAGIHRWAIDIGGFTAFACMLSTICEGIIGSIAYKYKNKVKRKWLLGFYITVVAEILQMSIVAIVVKPYASAIKLVGKIAIPMTLVNSVGVALFIILLESIYKEQQREAAAQSELALKIADKTLPILRNGINRETALATCNIIYSIAKVDAVAITEGSEILAHVGIGSDHHLPGEMIKTSATKTVLETEKSIIVENHNKIGCQNKSCKLKSAIIVPLAKKDRVIGVLKIYKTKENGISDVDVQLAEGLAKLFSTQIELAEIDYNAKLLSKAELKALQAQINPHFLFNALNTIVSMCRINPEIARKLLINLGNFLREGFKENNDIVDIDNEIKHVEAYLEIEQARFGDKLKVVYDINTDNFQIPHLILQPLVENAVKHGIYPKKEGGTIAIAVKDGGDCYNIKIEDNGVGFDRPFEKPTNHGIGINNIDKRLKSIYGSDYGLKIESKKSLGTKVLVNIPKRSA; encoded by the coding sequence ATGGAGATATTCAAAATTGCATTAGATCTTGTAAATAGTCTTTCTCTAATGTTTGTTATAACATTTCTATTATCAAAAACTAATTCATTTAAAAACTTAGTTTTAAATAAACAAAATACTTTTTACAATAAAATATTTTTAACTATAATATTTGGACTTTTTGGTATTTTTGGCACCTACTATGGATTTCCTATAGATGGTGCTATTGCCAATTCTAGAGCAATAGGGGTTGTAGTAGCAGGATTATTGGGAGGCCCAGTTGTAGGTATTGGCTCTGGACTTATTGCAGGTATCCATAGATGGGCCATTGACATTGGAGGTTTTACAGCCTTTGCATGTATGTTATCTACCATTTGTGAAGGTATAATTGGAAGTATTGCATATAAGTACAAGAACAAAGTAAAAAGAAAGTGGTTACTAGGATTTTATATTACTGTAGTAGCAGAAATACTACAGATGAGCATTGTAGCCATTGTAGTTAAACCCTATGCTTCAGCCATTAAGCTAGTAGGAAAAATAGCTATCCCTATGACCTTAGTAAACTCTGTAGGGGTTGCATTGTTTATCATACTGTTGGAAAGTATTTATAAGGAACAACAAAGGGAAGCCGCAGCACAATCGGAATTAGCTCTAAAAATTGCAGACAAAACCCTACCAATATTAAGAAATGGTATTAACAGAGAAACTGCTTTAGCAACTTGCAATATAATATATTCAATAGCCAAGGTAGATGCAGTAGCAATTACGGAGGGATCCGAAATCCTTGCCCACGTTGGTATTGGCTCAGACCATCATTTACCTGGGGAAATGATAAAGACCTCTGCTACTAAAACAGTACTTGAAACTGAAAAATCTATTATTGTAGAGAATCATAACAAAATTGGATGCCAAAATAAATCCTGTAAACTTAAATCCGCTATTATTGTTCCTTTAGCTAAGAAAGATCGAGTTATAGGAGTATTAAAAATATATAAAACTAAAGAAAATGGGATTTCAGATGTAGATGTACAATTGGCGGAAGGATTAGCTAAACTTTTTTCAACTCAAATTGAACTTGCAGAGATAGATTATAATGCTAAGCTTTTATCTAAAGCCGAATTAAAAGCATTGCAAGCCCAAATTAATCCTCATTTTCTTTTTAATGCATTAAACACTATAGTATCTATGTGTAGAATAAATCCCGAAATTGCTAGAAAGTTATTAATAAATCTAGGCAACTTCCTAAGAGAAGGCTTTAAAGAAAACAACGATATAGTAGATATAGATAATGAAATAAAACATGTAGAAGCCTATTTAGAAATTGAACAGGCGAGGTTTGGAGATAAATTAAAAGTAGTCTATGATATAAATACTGATAACTTTCAAATTCCGCACCTAATACTACAACCATTAGTAGAAAATGCTGTGAAACACGGTATATACCCTAAAAAAGAAGGGGGAACAATTGCTATAGCTGTAAAGGATGGTGGGGATTGCTATAATATAAAAATTGAAGACAATGGTGTTGGATTTGACCGACCCTTTGAAAAACCAACTAATCATGGAATAGGAATAAACAATATAGATAAGAGGCTTAAATCTATATATGGAAGTGATTATGGGCTAAAAATTGAAAGTAAGAAAAGCTTAGGCACTAAAGTTTTAGTTAATATTCCAAAAAGGAGTGCTTAA
- the pglX gene encoding BREX-1 system adenine-specific DNA-methyltransferase PglX, giving the protein MDKTAIKNFALKARHKLTEGIIAKIYDLGITKNYILEMEYLEDGFKVKGGKDSKTFKKYEIKQRSNLISKIKENGFEQLIEDVAYIWFIRLIAIRFMEVNDYISFNFKKDEFDKYTFINICNELAEQMPTIFEKIEDYIELLFPDNIFYKSTIIIDLLQDIEEFYWSIGLSCDGQKLEVEKGDCGIEIIGWLHQYYFSISKEEVFSDLKKKKLIKQNIPVATQIFTPKWIVKYMVENSLGKLWLESYPNEVLRKKWEYFIEDVDVNLRNDKLLKKCISSDLDPEKIMVLDPAMGSGHILVYAFDVFYDIYSSLGYSKEEIPILILEKNLYGLDVDDRVGKLAAFALLMKARSKNENIFKYQPRLNLATVQESNEISKETIDFFISTEVSNLKNQVSRDAVEYLVNTFQDAKEYGALLDIKSIDFESLERKIEEIRRLPASDLFQFQHRQIILEKLPLLIKQGKIMSRKYDVVVANPPYSGLRKFNNILKRFVEEHYWDYKYDLFSVFMVRNMSFTKDNGLAGFMTPNVWQFISSYENLRKDIINNYQLLSLIQLEDDGFKDASVSISTFVIRKCNVGTKSTFIKLVDREGEQDKKVEGKVLKNSENKFIINQNIFKRIPGCKIAFWIGENTIKTFENGKKLDEVGRPRQGMATSDNNRFLRYWYEVDMEKIWFSNTSSNILNYKWVPYNKGGGYRKWYGNNYFVINWENDGYEIKEYAENLYGNYTRTIKNEEFYFKEGITYTFIGKDIGPRLSPKGFIFDVAGSMIFVEKSKLYYILGLVASKLSNHYMKFLNPSLNIQVGDIKNIPIIEPADNDIYGDIDNLVIENINISKNDWDSFETSWDFKKHPILHYKLKAKTIKEAYKNWADFTEYQFNRLKQNEEKLNSIFINIYGIQEELTPEVEDENITIKRAKEERDIKSFISYGIGCMFGRYSLDEEGLIYAGGNFGYKFKFQDGDWRVNTKSGWKKSSINIVTDNMIPITGNKYSKDDIVSRFIEFVKITFGEETLEENLNYVATVLYEETNETANEKLRRYFLKDFFLDHVKIYQKRPIYWMLDCNKEADSKFLIYMHRHKESIIDKIKNINLDDGVRVNYEKIING; this is encoded by the coding sequence ATGGATAAAACAGCAATTAAAAATTTTGCTCTTAAGGCAAGACATAAATTGACTGAAGGCATTATTGCAAAAATCTATGATCTTGGCATTACAAAGAATTATATATTAGAGATGGAATATTTAGAAGACGGCTTTAAAGTAAAGGGCGGAAAAGATAGTAAAACTTTTAAAAAATATGAAATAAAACAAAGGAGCAACTTGATTAGTAAAATTAAAGAAAATGGATTTGAACAATTGATTGAGGATGTTGCATATATTTGGTTTATTCGATTAATAGCTATTAGGTTTATGGAAGTAAATGATTATATATCCTTTAATTTTAAAAAGGATGAGTTTGATAAATATACTTTCATTAATATATGTAATGAGTTAGCAGAACAAATGCCTACAATTTTTGAAAAGATTGAGGATTATATTGAGTTATTATTCCCTGATAATATTTTTTACAAATCCACTATTATTATAGATTTATTACAAGATATAGAAGAATTCTATTGGAGTATTGGATTAAGTTGTGACGGACAGAAACTAGAAGTAGAAAAAGGTGACTGTGGTATAGAAATAATAGGATGGCTCCATCAGTACTACTTTTCAATAAGTAAAGAAGAGGTATTTTCAGATCTTAAAAAGAAAAAGCTAATAAAACAAAATATTCCTGTTGCTACACAAATATTTACACCAAAATGGATTGTTAAATACATGGTAGAAAATTCCCTAGGGAAGCTCTGGCTAGAATCCTATCCAAATGAAGTGTTAAGAAAAAAATGGGAGTACTTTATAGAAGATGTAGATGTTAATCTAAGAAATGATAAACTCCTAAAAAAATGTATAAGTTCAGACCTAGATCCTGAAAAAATAATGGTGCTTGATCCTGCAATGGGGAGCGGACATATTTTAGTATATGCCTTTGATGTTTTTTATGATATTTACTCCAGTTTAGGTTATTCAAAAGAAGAAATTCCAATACTTATATTGGAGAAAAATCTTTATGGACTAGATGTAGATGACAGAGTTGGAAAATTAGCAGCATTTGCACTTTTAATGAAAGCAAGAAGTAAAAATGAAAATATTTTTAAATATCAACCGAGGTTAAACTTGGCAACTGTTCAAGAAAGTAACGAAATTTCTAAAGAGACAATAGATTTTTTCATAAGCACAGAGGTATCTAATTTAAAAAATCAAGTTTCTAGGGATGCTGTGGAGTATTTAGTTAATACTTTCCAAGATGCTAAAGAGTATGGGGCATTACTTGATATAAAATCTATTGACTTTGAGTCCTTAGAAAGGAAAATCGAAGAAATCAGAAGGTTACCCGCCTCAGATCTATTTCAGTTTCAACACAGACAAATTATATTAGAGAAATTACCTCTTTTGATTAAGCAGGGAAAGATTATGAGCCGAAAGTATGATGTAGTTGTGGCAAATCCTCCCTACAGTGGACTAAGGAAGTTTAATAATATACTGAAAAGATTTGTAGAAGAGCACTATTGGGACTATAAATATGATTTATTTTCCGTATTTATGGTGAGGAATATGAGTTTTACAAAGGATAATGGCCTTGCTGGTTTCATGACTCCAAATGTATGGCAATTTATTTCATCCTATGAGAATTTAAGAAAGGATATAATTAACAACTATCAGTTACTAAGCTTGATCCAATTAGAGGATGATGGATTTAAAGATGCATCAGTATCTATTAGTACTTTTGTAATTAGAAAATGTAATGTAGGGACTAAATCTACATTTATTAAATTAGTTGATAGAGAAGGAGAGCAAGATAAAAAAGTAGAAGGTAAAGTGTTAAAGAACAGTGAGAATAAGTTTATTATAAATCAAAATATTTTCAAAAGAATACCAGGTTGTAAAATAGCATTCTGGATTGGAGAAAATACGATTAAGACCTTTGAAAATGGCAAAAAATTAGATGAAGTAGGAAGACCTAGACAGGGTATGGCTACTTCAGATAATAATAGGTTTTTAAGATATTGGTATGAGGTAGATATGGAGAAAATATGGTTTTCTAATACAAGTTCTAATATCCTAAACTATAAATGGGTTCCATATAATAAAGGTGGAGGATATAGAAAGTGGTATGGCAATAATTATTTTGTTATAAACTGGGAAAATGATGGTTATGAAATTAAGGAGTACGCGGAAAATTTATATGGTAACTATACTAGAACAATAAAAAACGAAGAATTTTATTTCAAAGAAGGAATAACCTATACCTTTATTGGAAAGGATATTGGACCTAGGCTTTCACCGAAGGGCTTTATTTTCGATGTTGCTGGATCTATGATATTTGTTGAAAAAAGCAAGCTTTATTACATTTTAGGTTTGGTTGCTTCTAAATTATCAAATCATTATATGAAGTTCTTAAACCCTAGTCTCAATATACAAGTTGGAGATATAAAAAATATACCAATAATTGAACCAGCAGATAATGATATATATGGAGATATTGATAATTTAGTTATTGAAAATATTAATATTTCAAAAAATGACTGGGATTCCTTTGAAACCTCATGGGATTTTAAAAAACACCCGATATTACATTATAAGTTAAAAGCTAAAACAATTAAGGAAGCCTATAAAAATTGGGCAGATTTTACAGAATATCAATTTAATAGATTAAAGCAAAATGAAGAAAAGTTAAATAGCATATTTATTAATATTTATGGAATACAAGAAGAGCTTACTCCTGAAGTTGAAGATGAAAATATAACAATTAAAAGAGCTAAGGAAGAAAGAGATATTAAATCCTTTATTTCATATGGGATAGGTTGCATGTTTGGGAGATATTCTCTAGATGAGGAAGGTCTTATTTATGCTGGTGGAAATTTTGGGTATAAATTTAAATTTCAAGATGGGGATTGGAGAGTAAATACTAAGAGCGGATGGAAAAAATCTTCTATTAATATTGTAACAGATAATATGATCCCTATTACGGGGAACAAATATTCTAAAGATGATATAGTAAGTAGATTTATTGAGTTTGTAAAAATCACCTTTGGAGAAGAGACATTAGAGGAAAACTTAAATTATGTTGCTACAGTTTTATATGAAGAAACAAATGAAACTGCAAATGAAAAATTAAGACGTTACTTTCTTAAGGACTTCTTTTTAGATCATGTAAAGATATATCAAAAAAGACCAATTTATTGGATGTTAGATTGTAATAAAGAAGCAGACTCTAAATTTTTAATATATATGCATAGACATAAAGAATCAATTATTGATAAAATAAAAAATATAAATTTAGATGATGGAGTGAGAGTAAATTACGAAAAAATTATTAACGGTTAA